A DNA window from Legionella sp. MW5194 contains the following coding sequences:
- a CDS encoding DUF2130 domain-containing protein, protein MSDPTIVCPACKTEIKLTESLAAPLIESTKRQFQEQIAQKDNEMANREHVLQEKEMALHKAQQHLHAQVDEQVQARLKKDRAAIVEEEARKARLMLKTELEQKLKEVADLQDIIKAREAKLAEAQRVEAEFLKKQRELDEARREVELTIEKGIHAGLESARANAMKEAQDHLNLKLKEREQTITSMQRQIEELKRKAEQGSQQLQGEAQELLLESMLQGKFPFDRIEPVPKGEFGGDLLQRVVNGSGQLCGTILWESKRTKNWSEAWLAKLREDQRTAKVEMAVLVSQTLPVAIDTFDLVNGIWVTHPRAAIPVAMVLRQTLLELNLARKSSEGQLTKTEMVYQYLTGPRFRQRVEAIVEAFSSMQLDLEKERKAIMKQWAKRAEQIERVMTATVGMYGDLQGIAGRSLQEIDGLELRVLGLDEEEL, encoded by the coding sequence ATGTCCGATCCGACCATTGTCTGCCCTGCCTGCAAAACTGAAATTAAATTAACCGAATCCCTGGCGGCACCATTAATTGAGTCCACCAAGAGGCAATTTCAGGAACAGATTGCCCAAAAAGACAATGAAATGGCTAATCGCGAGCATGTCCTGCAGGAAAAAGAAATGGCTCTCCATAAGGCACAGCAGCATTTGCATGCACAAGTGGATGAACAGGTTCAAGCCCGCCTGAAAAAAGATCGGGCGGCCATTGTTGAAGAAGAAGCAAGGAAAGCCCGGTTGATGCTTAAGACGGAACTTGAGCAAAAATTAAAAGAAGTGGCGGATTTACAGGATATCATCAAGGCTCGTGAGGCGAAGTTGGCTGAGGCGCAGCGGGTGGAGGCTGAGTTTTTGAAAAAGCAGCGGGAACTCGATGAAGCCCGGCGTGAAGTCGAACTGACCATTGAAAAAGGAATTCACGCGGGGCTTGAATCCGCCCGGGCAAATGCCATGAAAGAAGCCCAGGATCACTTAAACCTTAAATTGAAGGAAAGAGAACAAACCATTACCTCCATGCAGCGGCAGATTGAGGAGTTAAAGCGAAAAGCCGAGCAGGGATCGCAGCAGTTGCAGGGAGAAGCCCAGGAATTGCTGCTTGAATCGATGTTGCAGGGTAAATTTCCCTTTGATCGCATTGAACCGGTACCCAAAGGTGAGTTTGGCGGTGACCTGTTACAGCGGGTCGTCAATGGCAGCGGCCAGCTGTGCGGCACCATTCTCTGGGAATCAAAGCGCACTAAAAACTGGAGCGAGGCCTGGCTTGCGAAATTGCGGGAAGATCAGCGCACAGCCAAGGTTGAGATGGCTGTGCTGGTTAGCCAGACGCTGCCTGTGGCCATTGATACCTTCGATCTGGTAAATGGCATCTGGGTGACTCATCCACGGGCGGCGATTCCAGTGGCCATGGTGTTAAGGCAAACCCTGCTTGAATTGAATCTGGCGAGAAAATCCTCGGAAGGTCAACTCACCAAAACCGAAATGGTCTATCAGTATTTAACCGGTCCCAGGTTTCGACAGCGGGTTGAAGCCATAGTCGAAGCCTTTTCTTCCATGCAGCTTGATCTCGAAAAAGAGCGCAAAGCCATTATGAAACAATGGGCCAAACGCGCGGAACAGATTGAACGGGTTATGACGGCGACCGTTGGGATGTATGGCGATTTACAGGGGATAGCTGGCAGAAGCTTGCAGGAAATTGACGGACTTGAATTAAGGGTCCTGGGGCTCGATGAAGAGGAGCTTTAA
- a CDS encoding erythromycin esterase family protein yields the protein MESYNKLIDCLNHHIEPLALAKDNAYASVLENIGDKRFVLIGEATHGTEEFYQIRMDITRQLITEKGFMAVAIEADWPDVHGIYNYLQGDGPGEDAASALNGFKRFPVWMWRNKTMPPFLHWLRHHNDPLTSPHKIGFYGLDIYSLNNSMQAVIDYLSRVDPDAAERAKTRYDCFDHTAVAPQTYGYLTHLGIKKPCINEAVNVLLEMQHNAVKYLRKNGFKAAEDYYFANENAAVIQDAEVYYRSMFENSVSSWNVRDRHMMATLNRLADHLEARFDKPARIIVWAHNSHLGDARATEMSDRGEINLGQLVREHDNTHSYTIGFSTYEGTVTAASEWGGMPQSRTIDPGIDSSYEQLFHELDSKDFILYPSKSKELVHYLQLPRLQRAIGVIYRPDMERLSHYYFTRLPYQFDCLIHLDKTQALKPLLPQKTAAF from the coding sequence ATGGAAAGCTATAACAAGCTGATTGATTGCCTGAATCATCACATCGAGCCTCTGGCATTGGCTAAAGACAACGCCTATGCCTCTGTGCTTGAGAACATAGGCGACAAACGGTTTGTCTTAATCGGTGAAGCCACCCATGGGACTGAGGAGTTTTATCAGATTCGCATGGACATTACCAGGCAACTCATCACTGAAAAAGGCTTTATGGCCGTTGCCATTGAAGCCGACTGGCCTGACGTTCATGGTATCTATAATTACCTGCAGGGCGATGGCCCGGGAGAGGACGCGGCCTCTGCCTTAAACGGGTTTAAGCGGTTCCCAGTCTGGATGTGGCGTAATAAGACCATGCCTCCCTTTCTTCACTGGTTGCGCCACCACAATGATCCCTTGACTTCCCCTCATAAAATTGGTTTTTATGGCCTTGATATCTACAGTCTCAACAATTCCATGCAGGCTGTCATTGACTATTTGTCCCGTGTCGATCCGGATGCTGCCGAACGGGCCAAAACGCGTTACGATTGTTTTGATCATACCGCCGTTGCTCCGCAGACGTATGGTTATTTAACCCATCTTGGCATTAAGAAACCCTGCATTAACGAGGCAGTCAATGTGTTACTGGAAATGCAACACAATGCCGTGAAATACCTGAGGAAGAATGGTTTTAAAGCCGCGGAAGACTACTATTTTGCCAATGAAAATGCCGCTGTTATCCAGGACGCTGAAGTGTATTACCGCTCCATGTTCGAAAACTCCGTCTCCTCCTGGAATGTGCGGGACCGGCACATGATGGCCACACTCAATCGACTGGCTGATCACCTTGAAGCGCGATTTGATAAACCCGCGAGAATTATTGTCTGGGCGCACAATTCTCACCTGGGGGATGCGCGGGCCACCGAAATGAGTGACCGCGGCGAGATTAATCTCGGCCAACTGGTTCGTGAACACGACAACACCCACAGTTACACCATAGGCTTCTCCACTTACGAGGGAACAGTCACCGCGGCCTCGGAATGGGGTGGTATGCCTCAATCCAGGACCATTGATCCGGGGATAGACAGCAGCTACGAACAATTATTCCATGAATTGGACTCTAAGGATTTTATTCTCTACCCGTCGAAGTCGAAAGAACTGGTGCATTATCTGCAACTGCCGCGGCTGCAACGGGCCATCGGCGTTATTTATCGGCCTGACATGGAGCGATTAAGCCATTATTATTTCACCCGCCTTCCTTACCAGTTCGATTGCCTTATTCATCTCGATAAGACCCAAGCGCTTAAACCCTTATTGCCGCAAAAGACCGCCGCCTTTTAA
- a CDS encoding dienelactone hydrolase family protein, which produces MTVFATDMEHPVTIPSGHADLAGLLYLPKNTTGIILFVHGSGSSRYSIRNQYVAHVLNKENLATLLFDLLTPAEDNIDSSTEEFRFNLPFLATRLLKVTNWIKDEFPHFPIGYFGASTGGGAALIAAAKERNAISAVVSRGGRPDLAKESLPFVSCPTLFIVGEHDEPVIELNQLAMAQMNCTVKLKIIPGATHLFEEPGTLSDVAQLAKEWFLTYLALEKR; this is translated from the coding sequence ATGACAGTGTTTGCAACGGACATGGAACATCCGGTAACGATTCCCTCTGGGCATGCGGATCTGGCAGGCTTATTGTACTTACCCAAAAACACGACGGGCATTATTTTATTTGTCCATGGCAGCGGCAGCAGCCGCTACAGCATAAGAAATCAGTACGTCGCCCATGTGTTAAATAAAGAGAACCTGGCTACCCTGCTGTTTGATTTGCTGACTCCCGCGGAGGATAACATCGACTCTTCCACCGAAGAATTCCGTTTTAATCTGCCGTTTCTTGCCACAAGGCTGCTTAAAGTCACAAACTGGATTAAAGACGAATTCCCCCATTTCCCTATTGGTTATTTTGGCGCCAGTACCGGTGGCGGTGCTGCCTTGATTGCCGCAGCAAAAGAGCGAAACGCCATCAGTGCTGTCGTATCACGCGGAGGGCGGCCAGATTTGGCTAAAGAATCCCTGCCCTTTGTTTCGTGCCCTACGTTATTTATTGTCGGCGAGCACGATGAGCCCGTGATTGAATTAAATCAACTGGCGATGGCGCAAATGAATTGTACAGTCAAGCTTAAAATCATCCCGGGCGCCACCCATCTCTTTGAAGAACCAGGGACCTTAAGTGACGTGGCTCAGCTGGCAAAAGAGTGGTTTTTGACCTACCTCGCTCTGGAAAAGAGATAA
- a CDS encoding phosphoribosyltransferase, with the protein MERYTDRGEAGKILAEHLIDYKKKPNTLVLALPRGGVPVGFAIATALSIPLDVLLVRKLGVPGHKEFAFGALASGNTVFVNENIVRSLALDEQMIKKVMADEEKELARRQTVYRGGRPFPALKNKSVILVDDGMATGATMRAAIHCVYQHKPASVIVAVPVAAYATCEEVSTLVDRLVCPFRPENFYAVGLWYDNFDQTTDEEVSELLTMAQAERLESTASS; encoded by the coding sequence ATGGAAAGATATACTGATCGAGGTGAAGCCGGAAAAATATTAGCCGAGCACCTGATTGACTACAAAAAAAAACCCAACACCCTGGTTCTGGCTTTACCGCGAGGCGGCGTGCCTGTGGGGTTTGCAATCGCTACGGCGCTCTCGATACCGTTAGACGTCCTCCTGGTCAGAAAGCTGGGTGTCCCTGGGCATAAAGAATTTGCGTTTGGTGCCCTGGCATCGGGAAATACCGTGTTTGTTAATGAAAACATTGTGCGTAGCCTTGCGCTGGACGAACAGATGATTAAAAAAGTCATGGCCGATGAGGAAAAAGAACTAGCCCGCAGGCAAACGGTTTATCGCGGCGGACGCCCTTTCCCGGCTTTAAAAAACAAATCCGTCATTTTAGTTGATGACGGCATGGCAACGGGAGCTACCATGCGGGCGGCGATCCATTGCGTTTATCAGCATAAACCGGCATCCGTCATTGTCGCTGTACCGGTTGCGGCTTATGCCACCTGTGAGGAGGTTAGTACCCTGGTTGACCGACTGGTTTGCCCATTTCGCCCTGAGAATTTTTATGCTGTTGGCTTGTGGTATGACAATTTTGATCAAACGACCGATGAGGAAGTCTCTGAATTGCTGACCATGGCCCAAGCCGAACGCCTGGAAAGTACTGCCTCATCTTAA
- a CDS encoding ferritin-like domain-containing protein produces MKSRTMEPIPYDINQIRSEAQKSISDGAVTADYPLDLTIACKLLNDALATEILCVLRYRHHQIIATGIDCIQVAAEFEEHALEEEQHMLMIGERINQLGGNPDFNPATVMARTATEFGTGTDLEALIKEDLIAERIAIMVYRKLIDWFGDQDPTTRRMLEHILEEEEEHANDLADLLPLKSNYRN; encoded by the coding sequence ATGAAATCAAGAACGATGGAACCTATCCCTTATGACATCAATCAAATCCGTTCAGAGGCACAAAAATCCATTAGCGACGGCGCAGTGACCGCGGACTATCCGTTGGATCTGACCATCGCCTGTAAATTGCTCAATGATGCGTTGGCCACTGAAATTCTTTGTGTACTCCGGTATCGACACCACCAGATTATTGCGACCGGCATTGATTGTATTCAAGTTGCTGCCGAGTTTGAGGAGCATGCTCTGGAAGAGGAACAGCACATGCTGATGATTGGTGAGCGGATTAATCAACTGGGGGGTAATCCGGACTTTAATCCGGCGACCGTCATGGCGCGCACCGCCACGGAGTTTGGAACCGGAACTGATCTTGAAGCCCTGATTAAAGAGGACCTCATTGCCGAACGCATTGCCATCATGGTTTACCGCAAGCTGATTGACTGGTTTGGGGACCAGGATCCCACCACCCGCCGCATGCTGGAGCATATCCTTGAGGAGGAGGAAGAACACGCCAACGATCTCGCGGATTTATTGCCTTTAAAAAGCAACTACCGAAATTGA
- a CDS encoding M13 family metallopeptidase: MRFVIAMGLAAVLLSKPVWAQSSSPVEIDRQRESLHLDWRDLTVSPADDFFAYANGNWQKTNPVPPEYAMWGSFNILQLKVEKIIHQLLIKAANQPHPIPGSTEQKVGDFYFSGMDEQSINALGVKPLNQELKRITAITNRKELKAVIAHLQTLGVDALFDFSSMQDFKDSEEMIGAAAQGGLGLPNRDYYLKTGKKFDSIRKAYVEHVTRMFLLLGDSPQLALQEAETVMRMETVLARASLTPAQQRDPHAIYHRMNRKQLEKATPHFSWPAYFAAIGKPDLQEINLAMPGFFKVADEQLQSVPLNDWKTYLRWHLVDAFASYLSAPFVDQNFRMMSILTGAQTLQPRWKRVVATENATLGFAIGKLYVEQNFPPEAKKQALAILHTIHQALRRDIESLSWMAPETKKAALEKLALMEERVGYPDQWWDYSSLQIDRGPYVLNVIRANQFLIKRELDKIGKPIDRSEWAMPPQTINAYYDPSMNNITIPAGILQPPFFDQHAAAAVNYGGIGFVMGHEITHGFDDQGAQFDGYGNLKTWWTAADLNQFKAATQCIIDQFSQYRIDDLPVQGQLVAGEATADLGGLTLAYHAFLNSTSYQQASVIDHLTPKQQFFLGAAHVWASNIRPEQARNLITVDPHPPMIYRVNGSLANMPSFITAFAVPANSPMVNKKRCQVW; encoded by the coding sequence ATGCGCTTTGTTATTGCCATGGGATTAGCTGCTGTTCTCCTGTCCAAGCCGGTGTGGGCTCAATCCTCAAGTCCTGTGGAAATCGACAGGCAGCGCGAAAGCCTGCATTTAGACTGGCGTGATTTAACGGTATCGCCAGCGGATGATTTTTTTGCCTACGCCAACGGCAATTGGCAAAAAACGAATCCTGTCCCGCCAGAGTATGCCATGTGGGGCAGTTTCAATATCCTGCAATTAAAAGTAGAAAAAATCATTCACCAATTGTTGATTAAGGCAGCCAATCAACCCCACCCGATTCCTGGAAGTACTGAGCAGAAAGTCGGTGATTTTTATTTCAGCGGCATGGATGAACAATCAATCAATGCCCTGGGCGTCAAGCCTTTAAATCAGGAGCTGAAACGCATTACTGCAATTACCAATCGAAAGGAACTTAAGGCAGTCATTGCCCATCTTCAAACCCTTGGCGTTGATGCCCTGTTTGATTTTTCCAGCATGCAGGACTTTAAAGACAGTGAAGAAATGATTGGCGCTGCGGCCCAGGGCGGCTTGGGTTTGCCTAATCGTGATTACTACTTAAAAACCGGTAAAAAATTTGACTCCATCCGTAAGGCTTATGTGGAGCACGTCACCAGGATGTTTTTGTTGCTGGGTGATTCACCGCAGCTGGCGTTGCAGGAGGCTGAGACAGTGATGCGTATGGAAACGGTCCTTGCCCGGGCTTCGTTGACGCCGGCACAGCAGCGGGACCCTCATGCCATTTACCACCGGATGAACCGCAAACAGCTCGAGAAGGCGACGCCGCATTTTTCCTGGCCGGCTTATTTTGCCGCCATTGGCAAACCGGATCTTCAGGAAATTAATCTGGCCATGCCAGGCTTTTTCAAGGTGGCTGATGAGCAATTGCAGTCTGTCCCTTTAAACGACTGGAAAACTTATTTGCGTTGGCATCTCGTTGATGCGTTTGCCTCTTATTTATCCGCTCCGTTTGTTGATCAGAATTTTCGCATGATGTCGATTTTGACAGGGGCTCAAACGCTTCAACCGCGCTGGAAAAGGGTGGTTGCCACTGAAAATGCCACTTTGGGGTTTGCCATCGGCAAACTGTATGTTGAACAGAATTTCCCGCCGGAGGCCAAAAAGCAAGCCTTGGCCATTCTCCACACCATCCATCAGGCCCTGCGTAGAGACATTGAATCACTAAGCTGGATGGCGCCTGAGACAAAAAAGGCAGCCTTGGAAAAACTGGCCTTAATGGAAGAGCGGGTAGGTTACCCCGACCAATGGTGGGATTATTCCAGTTTGCAGATTGATCGGGGCCCCTATGTGTTAAACGTGATTCGGGCCAATCAATTTTTAATCAAACGGGAGCTGGATAAAATAGGTAAACCCATTGATCGCAGCGAATGGGCCATGCCGCCACAAACGATTAATGCCTATTATGACCCCTCCATGAACAACATCACCATTCCAGCCGGCATCCTGCAGCCGCCGTTTTTTGATCAACATGCCGCTGCGGCTGTGAATTACGGGGGCATTGGATTTGTCATGGGGCATGAAATAACACATGGCTTTGATGATCAGGGGGCGCAATTTGACGGTTACGGCAACCTGAAGACCTGGTGGACAGCCGCCGATTTAAACCAGTTTAAGGCGGCCACCCAATGCATCATCGATCAATTTTCCCAATACCGAATTGACGATTTGCCTGTTCAGGGTCAATTGGTTGCCGGTGAGGCCACAGCGGATTTGGGGGGCTTGACCCTGGCTTATCATGCCTTTTTGAACTCCACTTCGTATCAACAGGCGTCGGTCATTGACCACTTAACGCCGAAGCAGCAATTTTTCCTGGGAGCGGCACATGTCTGGGCCTCCAATATTCGCCCGGAACAGGCCCGTAATCTCATCACGGTGGATCCGCACCCACCCATGATTTATCGAGTGAATGGCAGCCTGGCGAATATGCCGTCATTCATTACCGCGTTTGCCGTACCGGCGAATAGTCCGATGGTGAATAAAAAGCGCTGCCAGGTGTGGTAG
- a CDS encoding PAS domain-containing sensor histidine kinase yields the protein MSKKILIYALLIGLSATLVFMQVNPYWLPGVLLLCLLLSDAVNRTPALGASEADGLMRMLFYQSPSMIAKIDMVSGQVIQINSMLSLTLQVAHPYQVIGHPVDTLFPKDDEKKLRKALHTLQRKGVLHQYATEVVTLDGNKIPVTVDGVVTYGENEPNTAYLYITNISSIKKVESKLQANRNLLQSIIDNTLEAVIITNKSGKIIEWNPQAAALVGQVKNNVINKSISQVIMGTADARLTLEKDINHYLSNQKTKYIGKRETFHILNNHNKKILVASCCFPVTSDDGSPIFCFFIHDISAELKAREQEMRLSTIVRQTEDAVVSLDSQFHIDSWNNGAARIFGLNESEALLKPIGSILHKTHAERLTDQLKRLIQSNESLQYEFSTNTQASEANHFMASLNLIRYDKDHFGISLIIRDITELKRNEIRIRELMTELEVSNKELQSFAYIASHDLKEPLRGIKNYAMILKDDYVGLLDEAGVGFLNSLIKSCGRLELLLESLLHYSKVGNLKLSLQPLDAQRVINDVKDGIHHLLKQKNAIIKVDGDLPKVMADESRLNEVFTNLITNGLKYNDKPEPLIQIGVAPEKSSNESVCFYVKDNGIGIEKSKRDTVFEIFQRLHKKEEYGGGAGAGLTITKRIIERHKGSIWLESTPGEGTTFYFTLLKSDNREPISVNTGIELLIKSDQDNGNTTNRIN from the coding sequence GTGAGCAAAAAAATTCTGATTTATGCCTTACTGATCGGGCTTTCTGCCACCCTGGTTTTTATGCAGGTTAATCCCTATTGGCTGCCCGGGGTTCTCCTGCTTTGCCTGCTGCTGTCTGATGCTGTTAACCGTACTCCTGCCCTTGGAGCCAGTGAAGCGGATGGTTTAATGCGGATGCTTTTCTACCAGTCACCCTCCATGATTGCCAAAATCGACATGGTGAGCGGCCAGGTTATACAGATTAACAGCATGCTTTCCCTCACTCTTCAGGTGGCTCATCCTTATCAGGTTATTGGTCACCCGGTGGACACTCTTTTTCCCAAAGACGATGAAAAAAAACTGCGCAAGGCCCTGCACACCCTGCAGCGTAAAGGGGTGTTGCATCAATATGCAACGGAGGTTGTTACCCTGGACGGTAATAAAATCCCGGTAACCGTCGACGGGGTGGTTACCTATGGAGAAAATGAGCCGAATACCGCCTATTTATACATTACTAACATCAGCAGCATCAAAAAGGTTGAGTCCAAATTGCAGGCCAACCGCAATCTGTTACAAAGCATCATCGACAATACCCTGGAAGCCGTCATTATCACCAATAAAAGCGGCAAAATCATTGAATGGAATCCACAAGCGGCCGCATTGGTAGGGCAGGTGAAAAACAATGTCATTAATAAATCAATTTCTCAGGTCATTATGGGCACGGCGGATGCCAGGCTGACGCTTGAAAAGGACATTAACCATTACCTGTCCAATCAAAAAACCAAATACATCGGCAAGCGTGAAACCTTCCACATCCTCAATAATCACAATAAAAAAATTCTGGTCGCTTCCTGCTGTTTCCCGGTGACATCCGATGACGGCAGCCCGATTTTTTGCTTTTTTATTCACGACATCAGTGCGGAATTAAAGGCAAGAGAGCAGGAAATGAGACTTTCCACCATTGTGCGACAAACCGAGGATGCCGTGGTTTCTCTCGATTCGCAGTTTCACATCGATTCCTGGAACAATGGCGCAGCCCGTATTTTTGGTTTAAACGAAAGCGAGGCGCTTTTAAAGCCAATTGGTTCCATTTTACACAAAACCCATGCTGAACGATTAACCGATCAGCTTAAACGCCTGATTCAAAGCAACGAAAGCCTGCAGTATGAGTTTTCTACAAACACGCAAGCCAGTGAAGCCAATCATTTCATGGCCAGTCTTAATTTAATCCGTTATGACAAGGACCATTTTGGCATTTCGCTGATCATTCGTGACATCACCGAACTCAAGCGCAATGAAATCAGAATCCGCGAATTAATGACCGAACTCGAGGTGTCCAATAAGGAATTGCAATCCTTTGCCTACATCGCTTCCCATGATCTTAAAGAACCGCTGAGGGGCATTAAAAATTATGCCATGATCCTGAAAGACGATTACGTGGGGTTGCTTGATGAAGCCGGTGTCGGTTTTTTAAACTCCCTGATAAAAAGCTGTGGCCGCCTGGAATTGCTGCTGGAATCTCTGCTTCATTATTCCAAAGTGGGGAATCTTAAGCTCAGCCTGCAACCCCTGGATGCCCAGCGTGTCATCAATGATGTTAAGGACGGCATCCATCACCTGCTGAAGCAAAAAAATGCCATCATTAAGGTGGATGGCGATTTACCGAAGGTTATGGCCGACGAGTCGCGGTTAAACGAAGTGTTCACCAATTTAATTACCAATGGCTTAAAATACAACGACAAGCCAGAACCCTTGATTCAAATTGGCGTTGCCCCTGAAAAATCCAGTAATGAAAGTGTCTGCTTTTATGTTAAAGACAATGGCATCGGCATTGAAAAGAGTAAACGTGACACGGTGTTTGAAATTTTCCAACGCCTGCACAAAAAAGAGGAATACGGTGGCGGCGCCGGCGCCGGGTTAACGATCACCAAACGCATCATTGAGCGTCATAAAGGATCCATCTGGCTTGAATCAACGCCGGGAGAGGGGACCACTTTCTATTTTACGCTGTTAAAAAGCGATAACCGTGAGCCCATCTCTGTGAATACGGGCATTGAATTATTAATTAAATCAGACCAGGACAATGGAAACACTACGAATCGCATTAATTGA
- a CDS encoding hybrid sensor histidine kinase/response regulator gives METLRIALIDDEQSMHDIVSHFCKKNTDYAIDLVCYDEVPADLTPINKDNYALLLLDYHINDRTGLEVLKRLNESHLSGEDALGLPVIMLSSSNDIQMASEAIHYGISEFIPKKNLSADLLNSTINNVLYKNNLKLLLLETNKKLEESNQMLKLKSEEISNFYQVISHELKTPLTSTLEFIQIMRDGLAGELTEDQKEYLDICHRNCKQLTQYINDLLEIGRLSTGKYELNCAPVTIKYVIEEAINTSRVIASRKNITLTFETQTKDLRIHVDEARVFQALLILINNAIKFSPENEVINILLLEDSQAGLVEVAVIDHGCGIEKEHQQKIFDRLFQANTHSVGSNAGLGLGLYICKQIMQLHGGDVSVDSLPGKGSRFILKFPYQCTQTGQDAT, from the coding sequence ATGGAAACACTACGAATCGCATTAATTGATGATGAACAATCCATGCATGACATAGTCAGTCATTTTTGCAAAAAGAACACGGACTATGCGATTGATTTGGTTTGCTACGACGAGGTGCCGGCTGATCTGACCCCCATAAACAAAGACAACTATGCCCTGTTGTTGCTGGATTACCACATTAATGATCGCACAGGACTTGAGGTTCTTAAGCGTTTAAACGAGAGCCATTTGTCGGGCGAGGATGCATTGGGCTTGCCGGTGATCATGTTATCGAGTTCGAACGACATTCAGATGGCTTCAGAGGCTATTCATTACGGTATCTCGGAATTTATTCCTAAAAAAAACCTGTCGGCTGATCTCTTAAACAGCACCATTAACAACGTCCTCTACAAAAATAATCTTAAATTGCTGCTTCTTGAAACCAACAAAAAGCTTGAAGAAAGCAATCAGATGCTTAAGCTTAAAAGTGAAGAAATCAGCAATTTTTATCAGGTCATTTCCCATGAGCTCAAAACCCCGCTGACCTCCACACTTGAATTTATTCAAATCATGCGTGATGGTTTGGCCGGTGAGTTGACTGAGGATCAGAAAGAGTACCTGGACATCTGCCACCGTAATTGCAAACAGCTCACGCAATACATTAATGATTTACTGGAAATAGGCCGTCTATCCACTGGCAAATACGAGTTAAATTGTGCGCCAGTGACGATTAAATATGTTATTGAAGAAGCCATCAATACCAGCCGCGTCATTGCCAGCCGTAAAAATATCACACTGACCTTCGAAACGCAGACTAAGGATTTGCGAATCCATGTTGATGAGGCGAGAGTCTTTCAAGCCTTGTTAATTCTCATTAATAACGCCATTAAATTTTCGCCTGAAAACGAGGTGATAAACATCCTGCTCTTGGAGGATAGCCAGGCGGGTTTGGTGGAGGTGGCTGTGATTGATCATGGCTGCGGCATTGAAAAAGAACATCAGCAAAAAATATTCGACCGCCTGTTTCAGGCCAATACCCATTCCGTGGGTTCCAATGCCGGTCTGGGATTGGGGTTGTATATCTGTAAACAGATTATGCAGTTGCATGGCGGGGATGTCAGCGTCGACAGCCTTCCTGGTAAAGGCAGTCGATTTATACTAAAATTTCCATATCAGTGCACACAGACTGGGCAGGATGCCACATGA
- a CDS encoding response regulator has protein sequence MKKILIVEDDKDIAKALTIRLKSFNYQVDTAADVVQGVNHVVNNVPDLILLDISIPAGDGFLLAERVKCLPQVGNIPIIFMTANKKPELKKKAEEYGAAAFFEKPFDSNKLLARIAQLLQ, from the coding sequence ATGAAAAAAATACTCATCGTTGAAGACGACAAGGATATCGCCAAAGCCCTCACCATTCGTTTAAAATCCTTTAACTATCAAGTGGATACTGCTGCCGATGTGGTTCAAGGTGTCAATCACGTCGTTAACAATGTGCCTGATCTTATTTTGCTTGACATTTCCATCCCGGCGGGCGACGGCTTTCTGCTGGCAGAACGCGTCAAATGCCTTCCCCAGGTGGGTAATATTCCCATTATATTCATGACTGCCAATAAAAAACCGGAATTGAAGAAAAAAGCTGAGGAGTACGGGGCCGCGGCTTTTTTTGAAAAGCCCTTTGATTCCAATAAATTGCTGGCTCGCATTGCCCAGTTATTGCAGTAA